Below is a window of Fervidobacterium pennivorans DSM 9078 DNA.
TCCCGACAATTCCTTCATCTTTGAATGACGTTTCTTGTGTAACAATAATACCTTTACCAAAGCCTTTCTTCATTCCTAGATAATCTGATTTTCTGATGTTTTTCTGGTATTTGACTTCTATCGGTATCAGCTTTCCATTACGTTCGCAAACGAAGTCAATTTCATTTCCCCTTTCAGAATACCAGAAGTAAGGTCCTTCGTAAAGATTCAAGCCTGATGAAACGTCCTCATCTTTTAGAATATGCCGCAAAACCATAAGCTCAATAAGTTGCGGTAGGTCTATCATTTTTCCACTAAGTTCAGTAATGACATCGGCAATAATTTTATCGATTGGATAAACCTTCTTTTGCTTCTTCGGTTTTATACACTTCATCGATGGGTCTATGAAAAAGACGTTGAATGTTATAAAGCTATATGCAAGGTATTCCATGTACTTTTGTATTGTATCTACACTTCCAATACTGCCTGAGAAAATATCAACAAGAGAATTCCACGAAAACCTTTGACCAACTATCTCTGGGAGTTTCCTCAGAATTTCCAGCACCTTTGTTCTTGAACCTATGTACTTTTCAGCATCACCAAGCACAAAATCTTTGTAAATATTTATGCTTTCTTGCACAGTTCCTTTTTCCAAAAACTCAGCTATAACCCTCGGAAATCCGCCTGTGCTGAGGTATCTGAGGAAATGTTCCTTGATAAACCCGTATTCCAATCTAAGTTTGTTGATTTCATTTTCAGTTAATGTAAGGATATCTGCCAAAGAAAGTCTTTCAACACTTATGCCTAGGTTTTTTAAATACTCGTTGAATGTTATTGGCATGTAAGCAAGATCCTTCCCTTGCCCCTTTCTGCCTGGCAGTTTCTCACTCGAATGCTTAAGGTCGTAAGCGGACGAACCTGTAAGAATTACTACACTTCTATCAAACATCCCCAAATCAGCCAGATATTTAATCGTTAGTTGCCAGTCTTTTATAACGGTAACTTCATCTATAAGTATGTAATTCAGCTGATTCGACTTTGAACCATACGTCTGAAGATAGATTGTAAGTATCTCGCTGAATTCAAATCGGTCTTTTATCCCATCACAGGTCAAAAAAATTAAATTTGTGGGTTTTACACCACTTTCCAAAAGATTCCTAATATACATCTTCAAAAATGTTGTCTTTCCTATTTGTCTCGGTCCACGAATTGTGTAAATTCCAGGTTTATCCTTTTGAATGCTTGAGAAAAGTTTTTCAGGGTAGTGCTTGAAAACACTGTGTTGAAAAGCCACGATATACCTATCTGTATAGATTGATTTAGGATCTCTCCACCACGGATTCAAGACATATAGTTCTTCAATCCTCATATTTCCCACCTCTTGTATTTGCTGCTATGCCCGAGAATATTATATCACACACTGTCTGATTTTATCGACTACACTAGATAAAAACGCACGAATTTATCGAATATATTCGATAAAATGCGACAGTTTTTGCAAAGTAGACAAAAACCTGTGTAAGTGGTGCGATAAAAATCATCCGGTAGATGTTTTTTGCCAAGAAAGGTTAAAAGCATAGGAAGGGGGATGAAAAACTAGTGAAGATACAGAAAGGGAAGGAGGATGAAGAATACAAAGAAAAGATAAAAGATTAAAAGCGATAAAAAACATGGCTCTGGTCATTCAAAGTTATCATTCTGCTGTGGAATTAAGTTCAGCGTAACATACAAACTACCGCCAAGTTTTGCTGCAATCTCTGCAAGCTTCTTGACTGAAATATTAGCATCACCTGATTCAAGTTTAGATACCATTGCCTGTGTTACTCCTAACATTTCTGCACCTTTTTCAAAAAAAATGAAATGTGCGTGATACAAATAAGGGGACAAGACGTCCCCTCTTTGCTTATTCATTGGCTTTAAGGTATTTATCAAACCACTCAATGATTTCTTTGAGTCTTCTTAATCTGTGCAGTGGTTTTCCTGTTCTGCTTAAATCGTGGTTCTCACCTTTGAATATCACCAACTTTGACTCTACCCCGTGGTATTTCAGCGATGTGAACATTTGGATAGCCTCTACAAGCCAGCATCTGTAGTCTTCATCTGAATGAATAAAAAGTGTAGGTGTTTTCACTTTGTCTGCATATTTCATCGGTGAATGCCACCAGAGTTTTTCGTAGTTACTCCATGGAGTTGCAAAATGCTGGTCTTCGACAAAGAAATACCCAATATCTGTTGTTCCAAACTTGCTTATCCAATTCGCAATACTCCTTTGCGATACTGCCGCTTTGAATCTATCTGTGTGTCCAATTATCCAGTTGGTCATGAAACCTCCATACGAACCGCCTGTAACACCTATTTTGTTTTCGTCTATGAATTCATATCTTTTAACAGCCTCATCTACAAATTGCATTATATCCTCATAGTCAATCGTTCCATATTTGCCACGTATATCAGCAAACTCATTTCCTCTTCCATCACTACCCCGTGGGTTACAGTAAATGACCACATATCCTTCACTTGCCAATAGTTGCATTTCGTGAACAAAAACCTCCCCGTAAGCTGTCTTCGGTCCACCGTGGATTTCCAAAATCGCGGGGAATTTCTTGCCTGGTTCGAAGTTGAAAGGTTTCATAACCCAGCCCTCAAGTGTTGTGCCATCCTTCGTGTTGAATGTGAAGCGTTCTGGTCGCGAGATATACCTTTCTTTTTGTACCCATTCGTTGAATTGACTGAGTTGCTTTTCTTGCCTTTCAATAAGTTCGTAAAGTTCTTGGAGTTTCATGTTCCTTAACCCAACAAAGAATATCTTTCCATTAGACACGTCAAACCCATCAACCGAACCTGTTTCAAATGTGAGTTGTTCGACGTTCCCGGAAATGTCAAGCCTAAACAACTGAGCATCATGCCATTGGGTGCTCACAAAATACAAGTATTTTCCATCCACCTTAACAATCCTGTTTCCGCCATATCTGCAGTCGCTATTAACACTGTTGTCTATATCTAAGTCAAAATCTGGGGTTATCAATTCCACACGTTGGGTGGAAATATCGAGAACATAAAACTTCGGATTTTCGTTTATACCATATCTTTTCATATCGCTCCCGGCGAATATCACTTTTCCATCGATAAACTCAGCAAGCATATACATGAAGTGGTCGTGGTGAGTAAGTTTAACTGTTTCGTTCTTTTCTACATCGTAGAGAAATAAATCATTTGGCATTTTCATAACGTCTTTGAAGAAATTTGCAATGTATAGGACTGTTTTTCCATCTGGACTGTCGGAAATATATTCAACGTTGGAAAATTCATCTGTGATAGGTATGATGTCTTGAGTTTGAACATTGTATCTGAAAAGCCTTACCCTCTTTTTGTTAGTAAATCCTGCCCCGTTTGCCCAGAACGGGATTTCATCAAGAACTTCATAGTCTTTTTCATCTTTCAATGCTTTGAGCACTTTCTCTTTTTCTTCAGCACTCAGCTTCCAAAACTCTCCCAATTTGTGGTCATATACAGCAGTGAATAAAAACACACTATCGGCTATCTTCTTAATCCGTTCAACAAAAAAAGGCAGCTCAAAAACCCGTTTTGCTTCCCCACCTGAGGTGTCTATTTCATAAAACGGAGTCAGTGGTTCGCCATCTTCCTTTCGCTTTCTATCCTTTTCATCTCTCCATGAAACAAAGAGCAACCTTGAATCATCCAACCAGATTGGAGAGCTGTCCCGATTTGATGAAGTAAGTTGTGATAAAGACCCTGTGGTGGTGTCATAGAGCCAAATGTTAGAATTGTAACTATTGTCGTCTTTGTTCATTTCATGGACAACGAAAGCCAGTTTTCCACCGTTTGGAGAAACCACCAAGCTTGAGAGAAATTTAAATTTGAGCAAATCTTCCAGCATAATTTTTCCCACAATTACCACCTCCATTTAGTTCGTAGTACTTACTATTATTCTACCATATATTCATTAAAATCAAAAAAAGTCCCGGTTTTAACCGGGACAGTTAATTACAATTACTCAATTATCAATCTCTCTAAATGATTAAATGTTGCTACTTTTCTCCAGTTTTTCATCTGAATATGTGGTTTGTCTACAAGTCCTTTCCACATTCCACCCCATTCCATACCCAGATTGAGCGCAATATATCCACACCTTAGCCAAAGTTCATCGTTATACCACTGAGGTTTACCATCAACAACAGGCACAAAATCTGCCGCAAGGCCATAGTTATGTGCCGACACTCTCAGTTTGGTAACCACGTATCTATTCTTTCTCTCATCGATAGGCTCAAGCTTTGCTTTTTGCCTTAGCAAATTCACAACTTCCAACGGCTCACGACCTTGGGCATACAAAGCATTTTGAACTGCTCTTGACCTGTAAGTATTGTAAATCCAAACACTGATGCCTTCTTTTGAACATTCCATTACAAACTTCTCAACATACCTTCTGAACTGGTAATTCAAATTGCTTAATCCTATTTCCAACCTTATTTCCCATCGATATGACTCCAATGATACTGGCAACAGAAGAAAAAAGAAAAGGATAACGACAAAAACAATCTTTAAGACTCCGTTTGGTACTCTCATAATTATCCCTCGATATGATAAACCTATCTGTATTCACAACACTTCCTATCTTATTTTTTGGTAAACCGCTATATTTTCTCCAGCTCTGCTTTTAAACTTCTCAAAATTTGCTGGTAATCTTCTTCACCACTTTCAACTTTGTCCATTAGCACTTCCAATTCGCGCGTGAAATCTTCGCTGACAAATTTAAATTTCTCTCTATCAGAATTGAAGAAGTTGTATACCTTCTCACCAAGAGCTGTGGGTAGTAAGTATCCGTTTCTCTCTATCACATACCCCCTTTCAAGCAATCTACTCACTATTGTCGCATACGTAGATGGTCTCCCAAGTCCGCGCTTCTTCATTTCTTCAACAAGTGAGCCTTGCGTGAACGGATAGACCTTCGGAATAGCACGTATGAATTTGTTAGCTGATACTTCTATTGTCCCTTCTGGAATTCTTGCGAGCTTAACTGGAAAGACTTTGTTAAAGCCTTCTTCAATTATCTCTTCGTACACTTCCATTTCCTGGACTTTATCAACAACTTCAAATTTCACATCGTATCCTTTGAGCACAATATTTTTCATCTGAGAAGCTATGAAGCGTTTGAATATCAAATCATATATCGCAATATGGTCTTTCGTAAATCCCTCAAGCTCACCCGAGTAAATCATCGCTTTGATATCCTCTATATCCAAAGCCCTGGTTGGTCGAATACATTCGTGTGCTCCGCCTTCACCCCACGTTCGCGGTTTGAAGAACCCTTCGCCAAACGTTTCGGAAATGTATTCCTTTGCCACGTTCATTCCAAAATCAGAAACCCTTGTTGAATCCGTTCTGTGGTATGTAATAAATCCTCGCTCGAACAAATCTTGGAGCACTTCCATTGTTCTGGAAACCGAGAGCTTGTATTTCTCAGATGCATCCTTCAATATCACATCCGTCGTGTAAGGTGGTAAAGGTGATTTCTCTATTCTTTTTTCCTCGCCTTTTGTTACCTTGACCACCTTTATCTCATTGAAAAACTTTTCTGCTTCGTGTTTTTCTTCAAATTCAAACCTTAAATCCACCCCATCTTTAGAGATAGTCACAACATATTTCTTTTGCTTGCTTTCCTTTGCGCGTTCTATTACCCATCCAAGAACAGGTGTCTGAACCCTTCCAGCGGACAGGTTACTCCGTCCGAAAAGTCTTTGGATGAGCTGTGAAAGTTCAAATCCTACCCATCTATCCGAAATTCTTCTCACAACTTGCGCTTTGACAAGATTTTCATCTACTTCTCTGTACTCACGTAACGCGTTTAAAATCGCTCGCTTTGTGACCTCGTGAAATTCCATTCGCTTGATATTTTTCGCATATACACTGCACAAGTTCTTCAAATCCCAAGAAATCTTTTCACCTTCTGTATCAGGGTCAGTTGCAATAAGTATCTGTTCAAATTCTTTGCTCGCTTCTCTGATAGCGTTCACTATGCTTTCTTTTCCCTCGATAGTCTCATACACAGGAACATACTTTCTACTACCATCGTTAGAACTTTCCAAAACGCCAAAATAACCTTCCTCTTTATTTAAATCAAACACATGACCAAAAGACGCAGTGATGACCACGTATTTGTCTTCTGTAATAACCTCATACAACTCGTGACCTTCAAGACTGCGGGAGATTGGCTTTCCAAAGAAGTTTGCAATTGTTCTTGCCTTGTGAGGAGATTCAACGATTACAAGTACAGGTTTCAAGAAATCGTCTCTTCTACCTTCTTTCTTACGCACACGCTCTCTGTCGTTATCTATCTCTTTTATCAACATTCCGAAATCTATACTCTGCGCTTCTTTAAATACCACATCTGAGCTGAACCACCAGCGAAGCTTTCTAATCAAATTGTTGAAAACCTTTTTATCATCCACAAGTACATAGCTCAGTCCCTTTGTAATACCACCAACAAAGAGCCTCGAGGTACGTCCAGAAGCTTGGAGATAACCTGTCACATCAGCAACAACTAGATACCACTTTCCACCTTCTTGCCTCAGTGTAATATCATCCGCAGACTTTATTTTCTTGGTAATCTCTTCAGACAGAATAAACTTTTTTATTTCCTCTCTCAACTGCTCCACACGGTCTTTTGGAGGATTTGGAATATTTCCGAGTTTTTTTAATTCCTTCATCCATTTATCTATCGTCATGGTCCATTTTTCTAACTCTTTGTCCCTTGCTATCAGAGGTCTCAACGTCGAAATAGCCAGGAGAATGTGTTTGACATTCCCTTCTAAATCCAAACTCACAACAATCTTGGGAACGCCGTAAAATACGGCGTAGCGAATTACCTCAGGTATGTCCAACCCACGTGCCAGCGGGTTTCTATATGAGGAAATACCTATAAGAACTTGGATTTCTCTATTTTTGTACTTTTCTAAAACTTCTTCTGAAAAATTCTCATAACTTTCGCTTGTAATTCCGTGTTTACTCAGAAGTTCTTTTAATTCGTCAACCTTTTCTTTTCCATAATCGGAAGACACAAATACAAGCCCACCGTCACCGAATTGTTTTATCTTCTCCACAAGCATGTTATCCAAAATCGTTTGATTGGCCCCAACGACTTCGTACACATCCTCAACATTCCTCAGATAGAAAACAGGACGACCAACATCGAACGAAAGAAGTTCCTTGAAGAGTCTTATTCTTTCAGACTTTGGATTGCTCGTGGCAGATGAAACAACCATCACACCTTTTGCTTTTTTCGAAATTCTTTTAACTTGCTCACGTAATGAGTTAATTTCCTCTACATTCTCTTCTGTCACATTTCTCCTCATCCTTATATACTTCATCGTCAACTCAATATCCCTTGGCTCAAATCCCAACAAATACAATGCCTTGTCTATATTCTTCGCTGTTTTCAAGAACGAATCAACATCGTCAACAAAAATAAAACTAAAATCACGAGGAATTAGGTCGACATTTTTGTAAAGGAACATAGAAGTAGTCACAAGTATTTTGAACTGACCATTCGCAAGTCTTTCTTTGTTTTTGTCCTTTTCCTTTTTCGATTCCTCCATTCCTATTACCAACAAATCTTCAGCTGGGACTTTATCTTTTAGCTTTTCATAGCTTTGGAGGACCAGAAGCCTGGTTGGAAGAATAATATAAGACTTTTTGTTGTGCTTTGCAAAGTATATCGCCGAAGCGAATCCCCATGAAGTCTTTCCAATTCCTGTTGGTGCCAAAAGCGCAAATGAGCGTTTCAAAAGCAGCTTTCTTGCCCAGAACTTTTGCAATTCCCAAGGTTCAAACCCCACGTATTTTCTAAATGTTCTTTCCCACTCTTCATACTCTTCGTTCAATTTGCAAAATCCCTTAAGCCCTTTTAAATTACTAAGACGACAAAGGGCTTCCTTGCCCTCGATGTCTTCTTTCAAACAATTTTCACAAGGAAGCCCCTTAACCAACCTTATTGAAGATATATCTCCACCACAATTAGGACACAATTGCTTAAATACTGCCTCTAGTGCGGATGCTTGCTGTGCCACTACCTCCATTGGCTCAATCACTCCTCAATCGTTAGCCCTATGTTGTGTGCACCAAGAAGCGGTGTAATTGAAGCGATAATCACCTGACCAGAAAGGTTGGATATGAACCTTTCAAGAAGATGAGTATCAAGCACGTTGAATGGTTCATCAAACAAGAATACCGGTTCGTAGTGTTTCGTCTCCTCTATGAGCTTCTTAAACGCAAGCACTATTGACAGATACAACAAACGTTTTTGACCTTCTGAAGCATAATGCCTAGCAAGAAGGTCTTTGTAGTAAAGCAAATAGTCATCTTGCGAATGTGGACCTACTGTTGTTACCTTTTCAGCAATATCTTGGTCAACGTAATCCAAGAAATTCTTTCCTTTGAAATCACTTTTGTACTCTATCTTAAACGTTTTGTCCAGATACTTTGAAAGCTCATTAATCATATGCTCTCTTTTTTCCACAATCTTATCCGCCATTATCTGCAAATCTTTCGCTGTTTCTATCAAGTATTCCCTATCTATTAATTCTGGTTCTTGCTTAAGATATTCGTTCCTTTCATCTAACAATTTTTCATATGCACGCAAAGTTTCATAATAATCTAGGTCAAGCAGTGAGAATATTTCATCAAAAAACTCTCTTCTTTGAGCTGGTCCACCATCAACCATGGAGTAATCCCTAAAACTGAAAGGTATAGCAATAAATATCTCCTGAATGTCTCTAAACCTCTTGACCTTCGAACCATCAAGATACGCTACCTTTTCTTTCTTGTCGTCATCTTGTACATACACTATTTCTATCGTGTGTTTCTCTTCACCACTTACTATCCTACCCTTAATTTCAAAATGCTTTTCTCCAACTTTCAATACTTGATAATCTCTTGCGCCTCTGAAAGAACGGGGGTTTGACAAATACGCAACGGCTTCCAGAATAGATGTTTTACCAGATCCGTTCGGACCATAGATAACGTTTATACCATCACTAAACTGGACTGTGTGCTCCGAAAAGTTCCTGAAGTTTTTCACAGTCAGTTCCTTGATAACCATCCTCTTCTTTTCCATCCCATCCACCCCCTCTGAGATAATCTTCCACTACGTATTTTACTACTTTTATCCAAAAATTCAAAATCAGCATAAACATACGGTTCCAAAAACATTGATAAATACAAAGACTCCAAACCATTTTCTCCTGGCCTTTGATTGAATTAACTATGAGCATAAATAAAAAAACCGCGGCACAGTTGCCACGGTACTGATTTCAAACCCACAGTTAATAAAAAAAACCGTGTTTTCTAATTGCCTTCTCCAACTATACGCTTTTTAGTTGTGTAAGAACAACTATTTTTAAATTCCCTGGTACAAAGAGACCAACAGTAAACAAACCCACAAGTGCGAAACACACTATTTAAGATAACAGACACAAACACATACTGCCACCCTTGATTTCCATCTTTGTCAAAGGGAAATTCTTTCCTAAAGGTGTCGCACAGCTGGTACACCCCGAGACGTTGCAGATTTCTTAAGCAAAAAGCATTAGTTCTTCTTTCCAACACCTCACCTCAGCCTAAATACGTACCATTTTGTAAACAAGCCCGATGAAAAAAGCTGATGTTCCGAATATACGCAAACCTAAATTTACCTACTTAGTATATAACTAAAAAGCTCACATAAAAAACTCTTCGCTCTGTTATCTTGAGATAACTGCTTGGAGGTAGCCTGTATGTGTTTTACTAACGTGCTGAAGCAAAAGTCCATTTGCTGAGTATTCATAAATGGCGACTTTTACTCCGCCGATATAAATCCCTGTTTGGATTCCTCCAAATTGACCTTGCCCTTCAACAACCCATCTGAAACCTACCTCTGGTATGTTAACGATTTCTCCTTTAAGCAAATCTGGGTTGATGTATGAAGGACCTAAGACATTTGTCCCAAGAATCTGTTTTTGGGAACTTCCTAAGTTTGTAAGATTATTAACCATGAACGAATAAAATCCTTCAGAAATCGTTTTTGAGTAAACCACACTCATTTGTCCATACAGCATTGTCGCACCCGTCATCTGTTCTATTACAACATACTGATAACTAGGATTCGCCTTTATGAGATTCTCCGACAAACCACGGAACTTCAAATCTACATCTTTCACAAACACAAGCTCCATCTGACCAACAGAAGAACTCGAACCTGATTGTTCAAGGAAACCTGAAGACACTAAGATTCCTTCTCTATTAAATTTATAGTTATATCTCGTAAAGCCTTGGTAATCTCCACTTGCATATGCAAAGTAAAAACCTCCGTCGGGCAAGTACCCTCCTTGGACTTGTACACCATAGGGAGCTGTTTGAGAAAGGTCCGCGAGAAATTTTTCCAAAGAACTTAGTTCCACAAATTGTTCAGAGATGATTTGGCTTGTGTAGTCTATGTTCCCACGCAAATCTGACATTATCTTCCATTCGCAGACAGCAACATAATTCGAAGTCTTATCAATTCCGATAACCATTCTGATAAC
It encodes the following:
- the rgy gene encoding reverse gyrase, which gives rise to MEVVAQQASALEAVFKQLCPNCGGDISSIRLVKGLPCENCLKEDIEGKEALCRLSNLKGLKGFCKLNEEYEEWERTFRKYVGFEPWELQKFWARKLLLKRSFALLAPTGIGKTSWGFASAIYFAKHNKKSYIILPTRLLVLQSYEKLKDKVPAEDLLVIGMEESKKEKDKNKERLANGQFKILVTTSMFLYKNVDLIPRDFSFIFVDDVDSFLKTAKNIDKALYLLGFEPRDIELTMKYIRMRRNVTEENVEEINSLREQVKRISKKAKGVMVVSSATSNPKSERIRLFKELLSFDVGRPVFYLRNVEDVYEVVGANQTILDNMLVEKIKQFGDGGLVFVSSDYGKEKVDELKELLSKHGITSESYENFSEEVLEKYKNREIQVLIGISSYRNPLARGLDIPEVIRYAVFYGVPKIVVSLDLEGNVKHILLAISTLRPLIARDKELEKWTMTIDKWMKELKKLGNIPNPPKDRVEQLREEIKKFILSEEITKKIKSADDITLRQEGGKWYLVVADVTGYLQASGRTSRLFVGGITKGLSYVLVDDKKVFNNLIRKLRWWFSSDVVFKEAQSIDFGMLIKEIDNDRERVRKKEGRRDDFLKPVLVIVESPHKARTIANFFGKPISRSLEGHELYEVITEDKYVVITASFGHVFDLNKEEGYFGVLESSNDGSRKYVPVYETIEGKESIVNAIREASKEFEQILIATDPDTEGEKISWDLKNLCSVYAKNIKRMEFHEVTKRAILNALREYREVDENLVKAQVVRRISDRWVGFELSQLIQRLFGRSNLSAGRVQTPVLGWVIERAKESKQKKYVVTISKDGVDLRFEFEEKHEAEKFFNEIKVVKVTKGEEKRIEKSPLPPYTTDVILKDASEKYKLSVSRTMEVLQDLFERGFITYHRTDSTRVSDFGMNVAKEYISETFGEGFFKPRTWGEGGAHECIRPTRALDIEDIKAMIYSGELEGFTKDHIAIYDLIFKRFIASQMKNIVLKGYDVKFEVVDKVQEMEVYEEIIEEGFNKVFPVKLARIPEGTIEVSANKFIRAIPKVYPFTQGSLVEEMKKRGLGRPSTYATIVSRLLERGYVIERNGYLLPTALGEKVYNFFNSDREKFKFVSEDFTRELEVLMDKVESGEEDYQQILRSLKAELEKI
- a CDS encoding M15 family metallopeptidase; amino-acid sequence: MRVPNGVLKIVFVVILFFFLLLPVSLESYRWEIRLEIGLSNLNYQFRRYVEKFVMECSKEGISVWIYNTYRSRAVQNALYAQGREPLEVVNLLRQKAKLEPIDERKNRYVVTKLRVSAHNYGLAADFVPVVDGKPQWYNDELWLRCGYIALNLGMEWGGMWKGLVDKPHIQMKNWRKVATFNHLERLIIE
- the recF gene encoding DNA replication/repair protein RecF (All proteins in this family for which functions are known are DNA-binding proteins that assist the filamentation of RecA onto DNA for the initiation of recombination or recombinational repair.), whose protein sequence is MEKKRMVIKELTVKNFRNFSEHTVQFSDGINVIYGPNGSGKTSILEAVAYLSNPRSFRGARDYQVLKVGEKHFEIKGRIVSGEEKHTIEIVYVQDDDKKEKVAYLDGSKVKRFRDIQEIFIAIPFSFRDYSMVDGGPAQRREFFDEIFSLLDLDYYETLRAYEKLLDERNEYLKQEPELIDREYLIETAKDLQIMADKIVEKREHMINELSKYLDKTFKIEYKSDFKGKNFLDYVDQDIAEKVTTVGPHSQDDYLLYYKDLLARHYASEGQKRLLYLSIVLAFKKLIEETKHYEPVFLFDEPFNVLDTHLLERFISNLSGQVIIASITPLLGAHNIGLTIEE
- a CDS encoding helix-turn-helix domain-containing protein, with product MLGVTQAMVSKLESGDANISVKKLAEIAAKLGGSLYVTLNLIPQQNDNFE
- a CDS encoding ATP-binding protein, whose protein sequence is MRIEELYVLNPWWRDPKSIYTDRYIVAFQHSVFKHYPEKLFSSIQKDKPGIYTIRGPRQIGKTTFLKMYIRNLLESGVKPTNLIFLTCDGIKDRFEFSEILTIYLQTYGSKSNQLNYILIDEVTVIKDWQLTIKYLADLGMFDRSVVILTGSSAYDLKHSSEKLPGRKGQGKDLAYMPITFNEYLKNLGISVERLSLADILTLTENEINKLRLEYGFIKEHFLRYLSTGGFPRVIAEFLEKGTVQESINIYKDFVLGDAEKYIGSRTKVLEILRKLPEIVGQRFSWNSLVDIFSGSIGSVDTIQKYMEYLAYSFITFNVFFIDPSMKCIKPKKQKKVYPIDKIIADVITELSGKMIDLPQLIELMVLRHILKDEDVSSGLNLYEGPYFWYSERGNEIDFVCERNGKLIPIEVKYQKNIRKSDYLGMKKGFGKGIIVTQETSFKDEGIVGIPTWLFLGLVG
- a CDS encoding S9 family peptidase, which gives rise to MGKIMLEDLLKFKFLSSLVVSPNGGKLAFVVHEMNKDDNSYNSNIWLYDTTTGSLSQLTSSNRDSSPIWLDDSRLLFVSWRDEKDRKRKEDGEPLTPFYEIDTSGGEAKRVFELPFFVERIKKIADSVFLFTAVYDHKLGEFWKLSAEEKEKVLKALKDEKDYEVLDEIPFWANGAGFTNKKRVRLFRYNVQTQDIIPITDEFSNVEYISDSPDGKTVLYIANFFKDVMKMPNDLFLYDVEKNETVKLTHHDHFMYMLAEFIDGKVIFAGSDMKRYGINENPKFYVLDISTQRVELITPDFDLDIDNSVNSDCRYGGNRIVKVDGKYLYFVSTQWHDAQLFRLDISGNVEQLTFETGSVDGFDVSNGKIFFVGLRNMKLQELYELIERQEKQLSQFNEWVQKERYISRPERFTFNTKDGTTLEGWVMKPFNFEPGKKFPAILEIHGGPKTAYGEVFVHEMQLLASEGYVVIYCNPRGSDGRGNEFADIRGKYGTIDYEDIMQFVDEAVKRYEFIDENKIGVTGGSYGGFMTNWIIGHTDRFKAAVSQRSIANWISKFGTTDIGYFFVEDQHFATPWSNYEKLWWHSPMKYADKVKTPTLFIHSDEDYRCWLVEAIQMFTSLKYHGVESKLVIFKGENHDLSRTGKPLHRLRRLKEIIEWFDKYLKANE